The following proteins come from a genomic window of Pirellula staleyi DSM 6068:
- a CDS encoding MarR family transcriptional regulator, which yields MTDSAELAAMMGRFGKAYTRWLAKQLEHTGTTPARARLLLALSCEGSLKMSDLGVQLGVTPRSITKLVDALEGEGLVLRAAHPTDRRATMIHLTPNGKSVCKQILLSSEHGAVTALYDDLSSADRNAMARLLRKLIACLAARGEEA from the coding sequence ATGACCGACTCTGCTGAGCTCGCTGCCATGATGGGACGCTTTGGAAAAGCCTACACACGCTGGCTAGCCAAACAGCTCGAGCACACCGGCACCACTCCCGCCCGAGCCCGTTTGCTGCTGGCCCTGAGCTGCGAGGGATCGCTGAAAATGAGCGACCTCGGCGTGCAACTTGGCGTAACTCCACGCAGTATCACCAAGCTGGTCGATGCCCTGGAAGGAGAGGGGCTGGTGCTCCGTGCAGCTCACCCCACCGATCGGCGGGCGACGATGATTCACCTCACTCCCAACGGAAAATCGGTCTGCAAGCAGATTCTGCTGTCGAGCGAACATGGCGCGGTGACCGCACTTTACGACGATCTCTCCTCCGCCGATCGCAATGCCATGGCGCGCTTGCTGCGCAAGCTGATCGCCTGCCTGGCAGCGCGGGGCGAAGAGGCCTAA
- a CDS encoding PQQ-binding-like beta-propeller repeat protein encodes MPDPFKQAPSVAGAENRESSQKIPENQVSSDLSTSAPQESTQLASHTPRLWPAVVIVALLWVARIVASTVFSGTPTEFMTMLFAPMAATVVLFLWWLGLSKLAWIDRLWGIFIVVIVGAIAGQLIDKSMPLGMVMFALPVVLTIVVAWLVVTRGANSWNHRAGLALVTCLAWGYFTLLRVDGIDGHMNVDTRYRWEPTAESEFLAQQTKTASPPALPAASANAPVTLVATESDWPEFRGKNRDSRRAGVMLATDWSKSPPKQLWRQLIGPGWGSLAVVGNYVFTQDQRGENEAVICLDLATGKVRWLFEHPARFWEVVAGAGPRATPTFHEGRLYTFGGSGKLHCLEAATGAVIWSRDVAADAKATAPQWGFSSSPLVFEGVVCVFAGGSENKSLMTYDALSGEPLWSAGSGVLSYSSPHAATLHGRSQILFASELGLEAYEPKTGKLLWNHPWKLEGMARVVQPHLLPGNKILIGTGYGNGTMLIELKHDGETFTTVEGWLTKEMKPYFNDFVSRDGVLYGFDGAIFGAIDLATGDRLWKKGRYGHGQVLLVEPQGLLVVISETGDLVLLEASAEKHIELAKIRALTGKTWNHPVLVGNKLLLRNGTEVACYELATQPAELSAVSTNAEAPRSAR; translated from the coding sequence ATGCCCGATCCCTTCAAGCAAGCTCCCAGTGTGGCAGGGGCCGAAAACCGCGAAAGTAGCCAAAAAATCCCAGAAAACCAGGTGTCGAGTGATCTGAGCACGAGTGCGCCGCAAGAATCGACGCAGCTAGCTTCGCACACGCCGCGCCTCTGGCCCGCCGTGGTGATCGTCGCGCTACTCTGGGTCGCGCGGATCGTGGCCAGCACCGTTTTCTCCGGAACTCCGACCGAGTTCATGACTATGCTCTTCGCGCCGATGGCGGCGACCGTGGTCCTGTTTTTGTGGTGGCTTGGGCTCTCGAAGCTCGCTTGGATCGACCGCCTGTGGGGCATCTTCATCGTGGTCATCGTTGGCGCGATTGCCGGTCAGCTGATCGATAAGTCGATGCCGCTCGGGATGGTGATGTTTGCGCTGCCGGTGGTGCTGACGATCGTCGTGGCCTGGCTTGTGGTAACGCGCGGCGCGAACTCGTGGAACCATCGCGCGGGGCTGGCGCTGGTGACTTGTTTAGCGTGGGGCTACTTCACGCTGCTGCGCGTCGATGGTATCGATGGCCACATGAACGTCGATACGCGCTATCGCTGGGAGCCGACAGCCGAATCGGAGTTTCTCGCGCAGCAAACGAAAACGGCGAGCCCCCCTGCTCTTCCGGCTGCCAGTGCAAACGCGCCTGTAACGCTCGTGGCCACGGAGTCCGATTGGCCCGAATTTCGAGGGAAAAACCGTGATTCCCGCCGCGCGGGGGTGATGCTCGCAACCGACTGGAGCAAGTCGCCACCCAAACAACTCTGGCGACAATTGATCGGTCCCGGGTGGGGCTCGCTGGCAGTCGTCGGCAACTATGTCTTCACGCAGGATCAGCGCGGCGAGAACGAAGCGGTGATCTGTCTCGATCTTGCGACCGGCAAAGTCCGGTGGCTGTTTGAGCATCCAGCCCGTTTTTGGGAAGTGGTGGCGGGAGCTGGTCCACGCGCCACGCCGACGTTCCATGAAGGTCGACTCTACACCTTCGGCGGTAGTGGCAAACTGCATTGCCTCGAAGCTGCCACCGGTGCCGTCATCTGGTCGCGCGATGTCGCGGCAGACGCCAAGGCCACCGCGCCGCAGTGGGGCTTTTCAAGCTCGCCACTCGTCTTCGAAGGAGTCGTTTGCGTCTTTGCCGGTGGAAGCGAAAACAAGTCGCTGATGACCTACGATGCACTTTCGGGCGAGCCCCTCTGGTCGGCTGGCAGCGGCGTGCTGAGCTACAGTTCTCCCCACGCAGCCACGCTGCATGGCCGCTCGCAAATTCTGTTTGCCAGCGAACTCGGACTCGAAGCGTACGAACCCAAAACCGGCAAGCTCCTGTGGAATCATCCTTGGAAGCTCGAAGGGATGGCCCGCGTGGTTCAGCCGCACTTGCTCCCGGGGAACAAAATCCTGATCGGCACCGGCTATGGCAACGGCACGATGCTGATCGAACTCAAACACGACGGCGAGACCTTCACCACTGTCGAAGGTTGGCTGACGAAAGAGATGAAGCCTTACTTCAACGACTTTGTGTCGCGCGATGGTGTGCTGTATGGTTTCGACGGCGCGATCTTCGGTGCGATCGATCTGGCGACCGGCGATCGGCTCTGGAAAAAGGGACGCTACGGGCACGGGCAAGTGCTGCTGGTCGAGCCGCAGGGACTGCTCGTGGTAATTTCCGAAACCGGTGATCTCGTGCTGCTGGAAGCCAGCGCCGAGAAACATATCGAGCTGGCGAAGATCCGCGCACTTACAGGGAAGACCTGGAACCATCCGGTGCTGGTCGGCAACAAGCTGCTGCTCCGCAACGGAACGGAAGTCGCCTGCTACGAGCTCGCCACTCAGCCCGCCGAGCTGTCGGCTGTTTCAACCAACGCTGAGGCACCCCGATCCGCGCGGTAG
- a CDS encoding 2Fe-2S iron-sulfur cluster-binding protein yields the protein MNELRFWKLVVILNSGVPLAILAWDAAQGSLGANAVSYAIHTTGYLSLLMLMFSLMVTPLRWLTGWNSVVGIRRALGVYAFIYAAVHLAIYFTFDRQMSLVSTATEIASRVYLMIGFAALLLMAPLALTSTSAMVVRLGAKNWKLLHRLTYVVAILGVLHFYLLVKADVGEPVSFAAFLAVLLLARVVWPYLDLAPRRKKMLAKKSLSAEPMSTAVSTQRAKTKAWSGELVVASITRETPSVQTFRLQPIEGGTLPFEFEPGQFLSLAIEIAGRRQRRSYTIASSPLERTFCELTIKREEHGTVSRHLHDNLQPGDRLTVTAPAGKFVFSGKSATSVVLIAGGVGITPLMSMARYLVQTNWSGSIDFVIVAKSEKELIFRREIEAMQRTFSRLQIHITLSQEMDDSSWSGKQGRLEATWLSSCCADLRTRPIYLCGPDGMMQQTREMLLALGVPPANLHQEAFTSSSARAEKMELAPVAASAARMEPALPTFLVDSPSAEHQVQFVRQQVAADVRDDITVLEAAESLGVAIPYECRAGVCGQCKVRLTHGHVAMDSQSALSPQEKAFGWILACQATPRTNLEVEV from the coding sequence ATGAACGAACTTCGATTCTGGAAACTTGTGGTGATTCTCAACAGCGGAGTTCCGCTGGCGATCTTGGCTTGGGATGCCGCGCAAGGTTCGCTCGGCGCGAATGCCGTGAGCTATGCCATTCACACCACTGGCTACCTCTCGCTCTTGATGCTGATGTTCTCGCTGATGGTGACACCACTGCGCTGGCTCACCGGCTGGAACAGTGTGGTGGGAATTCGTCGCGCGCTCGGCGTGTATGCCTTCATCTATGCCGCTGTGCATTTGGCGATCTATTTTACGTTCGATCGTCAGATGAGCCTCGTGAGCACCGCGACGGAAATCGCGTCGCGCGTCTATCTGATGATTGGCTTTGCCGCACTCTTGCTGATGGCACCACTGGCGCTGACCTCCACCAGCGCGATGGTGGTCAGGCTTGGCGCGAAGAACTGGAAGCTGCTCCATCGACTCACCTACGTCGTGGCGATTTTGGGAGTGCTCCACTTCTACTTGCTGGTGAAGGCCGACGTTGGTGAACCTGTTAGTTTCGCTGCTTTTCTCGCGGTTTTGCTCCTCGCGCGAGTCGTTTGGCCCTACCTCGATCTCGCACCGCGTCGCAAAAAGATGCTCGCTAAAAAGAGCCTTTCAGCAGAGCCCATGAGCACCGCTGTCAGCACACAGCGCGCGAAGACCAAGGCTTGGAGTGGCGAACTGGTGGTCGCTTCGATCACGCGTGAAACGCCGAGCGTGCAAACGTTTCGACTACAGCCGATCGAAGGTGGAACTTTGCCGTTTGAATTCGAGCCGGGTCAATTCCTATCACTCGCGATCGAGATCGCAGGGCGACGTCAGCGCCGGAGTTACACCATCGCCAGTTCCCCTCTCGAGCGCACATTCTGCGAGCTCACCATCAAGCGCGAAGAGCACGGCACTGTCTCGCGACATCTGCACGACAATCTGCAGCCGGGCGATCGACTGACAGTCACCGCGCCAGCTGGAAAATTTGTTTTCAGCGGCAAGAGCGCTACGTCTGTTGTGCTGATCGCCGGCGGTGTGGGAATCACCCCGCTGATGTCGATGGCGCGGTACTTAGTCCAGACGAATTGGTCGGGCTCGATCGATTTTGTAATCGTCGCCAAGAGCGAAAAAGAGCTGATTTTCCGCCGTGAAATCGAAGCGATGCAGCGCACTTTTTCGCGTCTGCAGATTCATATTACTCTGTCGCAGGAGATGGACGATTCGAGCTGGAGTGGGAAGCAAGGACGACTCGAAGCGACGTGGCTCTCGTCATGCTGCGCAGATCTTCGTACGCGGCCGATCTATCTTTGTGGTCCTGATGGAATGATGCAGCAGACGCGCGAAATGCTCCTCGCGCTCGGTGTTCCGCCTGCTAATCTGCACCAAGAGGCGTTTACTTCCTCGAGTGCTCGCGCCGAAAAAATGGAGCTCGCGCCGGTCGCTGCATCGGCCGCGCGCATGGAACCTGCGCTCCCGACGTTCCTGGTCGATTCGCCAAGCGCCGAGCATCAAGTGCAGTTCGTGCGGCAGCAAGTGGCGGCCGATGTGCGCGACGATATCACCGTGCTCGAAGCTGCCGAATCGCTCGGGGTTGCGATCCCCTACGAGTGTCGCGCGGGGGTCTGCGGGCAATGCAAAGTGCGGCTGACGCACGGTCATGTCGCGATGGATTCGCAGTCCGCGCTATCACCGCAAGAGAAAGCTTTTGGCTGGATTCTCGCCTGCCAGGCGACACCTCGAACCAATCTCGAAGTCGAGGTGTAA